In Stigmatopora argus isolate UIUO_Sarg chromosome 10, RoL_Sarg_1.0, whole genome shotgun sequence, the following proteins share a genomic window:
- the cfap45 gene encoding cilia- and flagella-associated protein 45 yields MQNAGFEATEKAVIKSRPFSVSAVGETTSVTSSTSTLRRQHRYRTRASSSQVDESLFGKKIQVNDVPVQKATGKTIQIVTKDLIRNLRIPCSDPSGESIILPSADFKQITSRSKVISKEEEKASKETHPKRKEDEMRAAEEKKRQMLEADKSRQEKQPPSEVELEAHERAQHLLKRADALRMEQEEEIRELNKAILGAQCQATRDAQIQEKIQIHMEMLEEEKRLDAMMEAERRRLLDKVDQTDEMRKQQRISGKQQLFEQIQQRLEEKIVQEELREQEKQQAREKQARMNLEDIMGLEKKREEQEHLQQEVMKINAETLRARELRKEEEKMADLREMEYIKNKQQREAEYEAEQKRMKREKELEIARLRAQQERARDHKADQDELRTKRNQEIADREWRRKEKELAAKKAREEAMIRAARLEQVRRKEQLLSMEAGREKAEFERVLKVQQEASARQREEDERQRQNALRHAEAIRQQVKELGQSTLTKHKETLKEAEKLSKEAQKRHQRISELKRKKLKELKAMGLSEKYCSDVERKVWLR; encoded by the exons ATGCAAAACGCAGGGTTTGAGGCAACCGAGAAAGCCGTCATCAAAAGTCGGCCATTTTCTGTCAGTGCTGTTGGCGAAACAACA AGTGTGACCTCGTCCACATCAACGTTGAGAAGACAACATCGATACCGAACACGAGCATCCTCTTCTCAGGTCGATGAAAGTTTGTTTGGAAAGAAGATACAG GTAAATGATGTGCCAGTGCAGAAGGCGACAGGGAAGACTATCCAAATTGTTACTAAAGACCTCATTCGCAACCTCAG GATTCCATGCAGTGATCCCTCTGGAGAGTCCATCATCCTACCTTCAGCGGACTTTAAACAGATCACATCAAGATCCAAGGTTATCTccaaggaggaggagaaggctTCGAAGGAGACACATCCGAAAAGGAAAGAAGACGAAATG CGGGCGGCTGAGGAAAAGAAGCGGCAGATGTTAGAGGCCGACAAGTCCCGTCAGGAGAAGCAGCCTCCGAGTGAGGTGGAATTGGAGGCTCACGAGCGAGCACAGCATCTGCTGAAGCGAGCCGATGCCCTGAGAATGGAACAGGAAGAAGAGATCAGAGAACTCAACAAG GCGATTTTAGGTGCTCAGTGCCAAGCCACACGTGATGCACAAATCCAGGAGAAGATCCAGATCCATATGGAAATGCTGGAGGAGGAGAAGCGTCTGGATGCCATGATGGAAGCAGAGCGCCGAAGACTTCTGGACAAGGTGGATCAGACTGATGAGATGCGCAAACAACAAAGgattag TGGGAAACAACAACTTTTTGAACAGATCCAGCAGCGTCTAGAGGAGAAGATAGTACAAGAGGAGCTGAGAGAGCAGGAAAAACAACAAGCTAGAGAGAAACAAGCAAGGATGAACCTGGAGGACATCATG GGCCTGGAGAAGAAGAGGGAGGAACAGGAACATCTACAGCAAGAAGTCATGAAAATCAATGCTGAGACGCTGAGGGCACGGGAGCTGAGGAAAGAAGAAGAGAAGATGGCAGACCTGAGAGAAATGGAgtacataaaaaacaaacaa CAACGTGAGGCTGAGTACGAAGCGGAACAGAAGAGGATGAAGAGGGAGAAGGAGTTAGAGATCGCCAGGCTCAGAGCTCAGCAGGAAAGAGCCAGAGACCATAAGGCCGATCAG GACGAACTTCGTACTAAGAGGAACCAAGAGATCGCGGACAGAGAATGGAGGAGGAAGGAAAAGGAGCTGGCTGCCAAAAAGGCGCGGGAAGAGGCCATGATTCGGGCTGCTCGTCTGGAGCAGGTTCGGCGAAAAGAGCAGCTACTGTCCATGGAAGCTGGCCGAGAGAAGGCCGAATTTGAGAGAGTTTTAAA GGTTCAACAAGAGGCAAGCGCAAGACAGAGAGAAGAGGACGAAAGGCAGCGTCAGAATGCGCTCCGCCATGCCGAGGCCATCAGGCAGCAGGTGAAGGAGCTGGGGCAGTCCACCCTCACCAAGCACAAAGAAACCTTGAAAGAAGCAGAGAAACTGAGTAAGGAGGCACAGAAGCGACACCAACGCATTAGTGAACTAAAACGGAAGAAGTTGAAGGAGCTCAA GGCAATGGGGCTCAGTGAAAAATACTGCAGTGACGTGGAAAGAAAGGTCTGGCTGCGTTGA